One Nicotiana tomentosiformis chromosome 4, ASM39032v3, whole genome shotgun sequence genomic window carries:
- the LOC138909378 gene encoding uncharacterized protein encodes MNIWLLFKIAVATTQIDYPLLRRCDRGLCKDCKVIPDCIREAAREVLWISPGVSGRHKGDWWWNEVVQGKVEEKKETYLKLVGSTSEEERRVCMEWYKVARKEAKLAVTEAKTAAYGRMYEELGENGGEKKLFRLAKMRERKARDSDQVRYIKDDDDRVLMEYAQIKRR; translated from the exons ATGaacatttggttacttttcaaaattgCTGTGGCGACGACTCAGATTGACTATCccctcctcaggaggtgtgatagagggttgtgcaaggattgtaaggttattccgg ACTGTATaagggaggctgcgagagaggtgttatgGATCTCGCCGGGCGTCTCTGGcaggcacaaaggagactggtggtggaatgaagtggtccaaggtaaagtggaagagAAGAAGGAAACATACCTAAAATTAGTAGGGAGCACAAGTGAGGAGGAGAGGAGAGTGTGCATGGAGtggtataaggtagctaggaaggaagctaagctggcggtcacagaggctaaaaCTGCAGCCTATGGccgtatgtacgaggaactggggGAAAATGGAGGAgaaaagaagttattccggctggcgaAGATGAGAGAGAGAAAGGCCCGGGATTCGGACCAAGTGAGATACATCAAGGACGACGATGATAGAGTATTGATGGAATATGCTCAGATTAAGAGAAGatga